From Fibrobacter sp. UWR3, one genomic window encodes:
- a CDS encoding Na+/H+ antiporter NhaC family protein: MQNERIEDKIKGNPIALLPVAVFLVLYLGLGITFEYVLHISMGFYNIPIVAAFLIAIFVACMQNRKLNFDKKMNIMAGALGDRNIFLMILIFLCAGIFAGILGRSSASAAAYLLLDFIPAQFAVVVLFVVAAFVSTAMGTSVGTIAVVSPIAVEVAQMAGFGVPFCVATVIGGAMFGDNLSFISDTTIAATSTQGCKMKDKFHVNFIIALPAALLAVAIITAISFATEARAVAENSYSLVQLIPYVLVLALALTGINVFTVLLVGIVAASIIMVAFGPLDMIGLLQNIGKGISGMYETILVAVLVSALCGLIRIHGGFAALLDFIHKVFKGHRSGQVGVGLLVSALDIATANNTVAIVMAGPIAKQMGDEYRISPKKTASLLDIFSCVVQGVLPYGAQMLVALAAIASALPDARVSAFDLIPYMFYPFLLLISVLVFIAISPRKNKNLEV; this comes from the coding sequence ATGCAGAACGAACGCATTGAAGATAAAATCAAGGGTAACCCGATTGCCCTTTTGCCGGTCGCCGTGTTCCTGGTGCTTTATCTGGGGCTTGGCATTACGTTTGAATACGTTCTCCATATTTCTATGGGGTTCTACAACATTCCTATCGTGGCGGCGTTCTTGATTGCGATTTTTGTGGCGTGCATGCAGAACCGCAAGCTGAATTTCGACAAGAAGATGAACATCATGGCGGGGGCGCTGGGCGACCGCAATATTTTCTTGATGATTCTCATCTTCCTTTGCGCAGGCATTTTCGCGGGGATTTTGGGGCGCTCGAGTGCGTCGGCTGCGGCTTACTTGCTCCTGGACTTTATCCCGGCGCAGTTCGCGGTGGTGGTGCTGTTCGTGGTGGCGGCGTTCGTCTCTACGGCGATGGGAACTTCGGTCGGGACGATTGCTGTGGTTTCTCCGATTGCGGTAGAGGTGGCCCAGATGGCGGGCTTTGGCGTTCCGTTTTGCGTGGCGACGGTGATTGGCGGCGCTATGTTCGGCGACAATTTGAGTTTTATTTCGGATACGACGATTGCGGCGACTTCGACGCAGGGCTGCAAGATGAAGGACAAGTTCCATGTGAACTTTATTATTGCGCTACCGGCGGCACTTCTTGCGGTGGCGATTATCACGGCGATTTCGTTCGCGACGGAGGCTCGTGCGGTTGCCGAGAATTCTTACAGCTTGGTGCAACTGATTCCCTACGTTTTGGTGCTGGCGTTGGCTCTCACGGGGATTAACGTGTTCACTGTGCTTTTGGTGGGAATTGTCGCTGCTTCAATCATTATGGTTGCTTTCGGACCGCTCGATATGATTGGCTTGTTGCAGAATATCGGGAAAGGTATTTCGGGCATGTACGAGACGATTCTCGTGGCGGTGCTGGTGAGCGCCTTGTGCGGGCTTATCCGCATTCATGGCGGGTTTGCGGCTCTGCTCGACTTTATCCACAAGGTGTTCAAGGGGCATCGCAGCGGACAAGTGGGTGTCGGTCTTTTGGTGAGTGCTTTGGATATCGCAACGGCGAACAATACGGTGGCGATTGTGATGGCGGGCCCGATTGCAAAGCAGATGGGCGACGAATACCGCATCTCTCCCAAGAAGACGGCTTCGCTTTTGGATATTTTCAGTTGCGTGGTGCAGGGCGTTTTGCCTTACGGTGCGCAGATGCTGGTGGCTCTTGCTGCGATTGCTTCTGCTTTGCCGGATGCTCGCGTGAGTGCGTTCGACTTGATTCCCTACATGTTCTATCCGTTCTTGTTGCTTATAAGCGTGCTCGTGTTCATCGCGATTTCTCCGCGAAAGAACAAGAACTTGGAAGTTTAA
- a CDS encoding carbohydrate binding domain-containing protein, whose translation MIKQTLKVASVILLGVSVAAMAQPKKPKTVVYKFFDEQYRPGGFDYSYGGTSKGVTITKDGGYKSKAALNIKLDPKEYSGASICLYNEFFDLNKYMLDSKVEFMIKGKNGGEAVKVGLLDEEVSDGKKTQVVLPMNKYIEGGAVTTDWKKVSIPLVDFPDRGLYWDNTRKSEFPARIDWDKIAEIRFSIDKSGAKDFEIWVDNIEIVKGNKKAAPKKQIVYWDENNDVIDGPKNPEKLDGKVKPVANGTFYSDGLKGFSYSYGGLSAQREAQSKTAGNKNVLALYIDNNDWSGVTYSLGEGKYIDLSKVRNKGGLYFWIKGKLGGEKVYVGILDNQGNDIKSQTKVSLNDWIAGAKVGTDWKLVKIPLKKFVDKGKAWDANKQAEVAKDVQWNKIQEIRFSVGKGENQGEPGKPAPVTIFVDQITFTETIDWVDPDIKWDNWKSKEADLVISDFEGKFAKDKWEPSFGPKSKAEIEMPYKSSKLDGNSLFIKHFEMSDWVDFVLDFTKNTAAHDAKLRDWTKHWGIMFDVYSERAWQSITVQIGDAGNELFVSNTGVPRGRTTVIVPFRTFSKFPYYQPPNAKENGVFDLKNVVSLDFKPGGEGSNGSFEIDNIKLTNQREVKAAARPAVVKVDVKGTGDVINPNISGGLFGINAALWDGDMLDNPKFKVQTRDFVKRINHGIIRYPGGLRADDDHWKEILDNHDWMVDTDEFLEWLKKTGSNAMFTVNFGSGTEQEAAAWVKHTNIDKKAGIKYWEIGNEVYGNWHPYYEKYGKDGGTIYGKRARKFIEAMKKVDPTIKVAVLGVLDGQWNDNVLKETGDIADGIIVHHYPQHFGEENDFAMLSAPQDLVPIYSRLHKLVDKWTKHFNKDKKFELWLTEWNSVDFNPGPQTIALENGLFVADYLAMLATENVDNAQYWDIHNDITPEGGDYGYLTRSAEDCMNCPRPSYWAFQMASDALRGKLLKTVITGDKESLITTYYTENGKKKSLLVINKSPYSDYELKLDIPGFKGKATVQTLDKSSEKLKEGWANDPSKKAKKGVDVSKPIKVGKRTITLITIE comes from the coding sequence ATGATTAAGCAAACATTGAAAGTCGCGTCCGTCATCCTCCTGGGTGTCAGCGTGGCTGCAATGGCTCAGCCGAAGAAGCCGAAGACGGTCGTCTACAAGTTCTTCGACGAGCAGTATCGTCCGGGTGGTTTCGACTACTCCTACGGTGGCACTAGCAAGGGTGTGACCATTACGAAGGACGGCGGTTACAAGTCCAAGGCCGCCCTGAACATCAAGCTGGACCCGAAGGAATACTCCGGTGCATCCATCTGCTTGTACAACGAGTTCTTCGACCTGAACAAGTACATGCTTGATTCCAAGGTCGAATTCATGATCAAGGGCAAGAACGGCGGCGAAGCCGTGAAGGTCGGCCTCCTTGACGAAGAAGTTAGCGACGGCAAGAAGACGCAGGTCGTGCTCCCGATGAACAAGTACATCGAGGGCGGTGCCGTTACGACGGACTGGAAGAAGGTTTCCATTCCTCTCGTGGACTTCCCGGACCGTGGTCTCTACTGGGATAACACCCGCAAGTCCGAATTCCCGGCCCGTATCGACTGGGACAAGATTGCTGAAATCCGCTTCTCCATCGACAAGAGCGGCGCGAAGGATTTCGAAATCTGGGTGGACAACATCGAAATCGTGAAGGGCAACAAGAAGGCTGCCCCGAAGAAGCAGATTGTCTACTGGGATGAAAACAACGACGTCATCGACGGCCCGAAGAACCCCGAAAAGCTTGACGGCAAGGTCAAGCCGGTGGCTAACGGTACGTTCTACTCCGACGGCCTCAAGGGCTTCAGCTACAGCTACGGTGGCCTTTCTGCCCAGCGTGAAGCTCAGTCCAAGACTGCTGGCAACAAGAACGTGCTCGCCCTCTACATCGATAACAACGACTGGTCCGGCGTGACCTACTCGCTCGGTGAAGGCAAGTACATCGACCTTTCCAAGGTCCGCAACAAGGGCGGTCTCTACTTCTGGATCAAGGGTAAGCTCGGCGGCGAAAAGGTGTACGTCGGTATCCTCGACAACCAGGGCAACGACATCAAGAGCCAGACCAAGGTCAGCCTGAACGACTGGATTGCTGGCGCCAAGGTCGGCACCGATTGGAAGCTCGTGAAGATTCCTCTCAAGAAGTTCGTCGACAAGGGTAAGGCTTGGGATGCTAACAAGCAGGCCGAAGTCGCCAAGGACGTGCAGTGGAACAAGATTCAGGAAATCCGCTTCTCCGTGGGCAAGGGTGAAAACCAGGGCGAACCGGGCAAGCCGGCTCCTGTGACCATCTTCGTCGACCAGATTACCTTCACCGAAACCATCGACTGGGTTGACCCGGATATCAAGTGGGACAACTGGAAGTCTAAGGAAGCTGACCTGGTTATCTCTGACTTCGAAGGCAAGTTTGCCAAGGACAAGTGGGAACCGTCTTTCGGCCCGAAGTCCAAGGCCGAAATCGAGATGCCGTACAAGAGCTCCAAGCTCGATGGCAACTCCCTCTTCATCAAACACTTCGAAATGTCTGACTGGGTGGACTTCGTTCTCGACTTCACCAAGAACACTGCTGCTCACGACGCCAAGCTCCGCGACTGGACCAAGCACTGGGGCATTATGTTCGATGTCTACTCTGAACGTGCATGGCAGTCCATCACGGTCCAGATTGGTGACGCCGGCAACGAACTCTTCGTGTCCAACACCGGTGTGCCGCGTGGCCGTACCACTGTGATCGTGCCGTTCCGCACCTTCAGCAAGTTCCCGTACTACCAGCCGCCTAACGCCAAGGAAAACGGCGTGTTCGACCTCAAGAACGTCGTTTCTCTCGACTTCAAACCGGGTGGAGAAGGCTCTAATGGTAGCTTCGAAATCGATAACATCAAGCTCACCAACCAGCGCGAAGTCAAGGCTGCCGCTCGTCCGGCTGTCGTGAAGGTCGACGTGAAGGGTACCGGCGACGTTATCAACCCGAACATCTCGGGTGGCCTCTTCGGTATCAACGCTGCCCTCTGGGATGGCGACATGCTTGACAATCCGAAGTTCAAGGTCCAGACCCGCGACTTCGTGAAGCGCATCAACCACGGCATCATCCGTTACCCGGGTGGTCTCCGTGCCGATGACGACCACTGGAAGGAAATCCTTGACAACCACGACTGGATGGTCGATACCGACGAATTCCTCGAATGGCTCAAGAAGACCGGCTCCAACGCCATGTTCACTGTCAACTTCGGTTCCGGCACCGAACAGGAAGCCGCTGCCTGGGTGAAGCACACCAACATCGACAAGAAGGCCGGCATCAAGTACTGGGAAATCGGTAACGAAGTCTACGGTAACTGGCATCCGTACTACGAAAAGTACGGTAAAGACGGCGGTACCATCTATGGTAAGCGCGCCCGCAAGTTCATCGAGGCCATGAAGAAGGTTGACCCGACCATCAAGGTGGCGGTGCTCGGCGTTCTCGACGGTCAGTGGAACGACAACGTGCTCAAGGAAACCGGCGACATTGCCGATGGTATCATCGTTCACCACTACCCGCAGCACTTCGGTGAAGAAAACGACTTCGCCATGCTCAGCGCCCCGCAGGACCTCGTGCCTATCTACAGCCGCCTGCACAAGCTCGTGGACAAGTGGACCAAGCACTTCAACAAGGACAAGAAGTTCGAACTCTGGCTCACTGAATGGAACTCCGTGGACTTCAACCCGGGTCCGCAGACCATCGCTCTCGAAAACGGCCTGTTCGTTGCTGACTACCTCGCTATGCTTGCCACCGAAAACGTGGACAACGCACAGTACTGGGATATCCACAACGACATCACTCCGGAAGGCGGTGACTACGGTTACCTGACCCGTTCTGCAGAAGACTGCATGAACTGCCCGCGTCCGAGCTACTGGGCATTCCAGATGGCTTCTGACGCTCTCCGCGGCAAGCTCCTCAAGACCGTGATTACCGGTGACAAGGAATCGCTCATCACGACCTACTACACCGAAAACGGCAAGAAGAAGAGCCTCCTCGTGATCAACAAGAGCCCGTACAGCGACTACGAACTCAAGCTCGACATTCCGGGCTTCAAGGGCAAAGCCACTGTCCAGACGCTTGACAAGAGCTCCGAAAAGCTCAAGGAAGGCTGGGCAAACGATCCGTCCAAGAAGGCCAAGAAGGGTGTTGACGTGAGCAAGCCGATCAAGGTCGGCAAGCGCACCATCACGCTCATCACGATTGAGTAA
- a CDS encoding thioredoxin domain-containing protein: protein MKRISIVAMAVLAASFVACNQASAGGSFNQQARIDSLEKKVTEMEANMEAVAYILEKRAGMSLEDAKKEMEEANKVWDIPVDDSPVFGNTKDPKLTIVEFTEFQCPYCSRIAPVMKELNEKYPDKIQFIYKHFPLSFHSNAKAAAASSIAAQKQGKFWEYRYALAPHSRELSDSIYIAVATEIGLDIEKFKKDMVLDSAMEARIDKDFQLGVKVGVQGTPNFYINGKRQDRFSPDLVEKMLKEAK, encoded by the coding sequence ATGAAACGTATCTCTATCGTCGCTATGGCAGTTCTTGCCGCTAGTTTCGTCGCCTGCAACCAGGCCTCTGCCGGTGGTTCTTTCAACCAGCAGGCCCGCATCGACTCCCTCGAAAAGAAGGTGACCGAAATGGAGGCAAACATGGAAGCTGTTGCCTACATTCTCGAAAAGCGTGCAGGCATGTCTCTCGAAGATGCCAAGAAGGAAATGGAAGAGGCCAACAAGGTCTGGGATATCCCCGTTGACGACAGCCCGGTTTTCGGCAACACCAAGGATCCGAAGCTCACGATTGTTGAATTCACCGAATTCCAGTGCCCGTACTGCTCCCGCATCGCTCCTGTGATGAAGGAACTCAACGAGAAGTACCCGGACAAGATCCAGTTCATCTACAAGCATTTCCCGCTCAGCTTCCACAGCAATGCCAAGGCCGCTGCCGCGTCCTCCATCGCTGCCCAGAAGCAGGGCAAGTTCTGGGAATACCGCTACGCCCTCGCTCCGCATAGCCGCGAACTCTCCGATTCCATCTATATCGCTGTCGCTACCGAAATCGGCCTCGACATCGAAAAGTTCAAGAAGGACATGGTTCTCGATTCTGCCATGGAAGCCCGCATTGACAAGGACTTCCAGTTGGGCGTGAAGGTCGGCGTGCAGGGCACCCCGAACTTCTACATCAACGGCAAGCGCCAGGACCGCTTCAGCCCGGACCTCGTGGAGAAGATGCTCAAGGAAGCCAAGTAG
- a CDS encoding glycoside hydrolase family 9 protein, producing the protein MNCRKVIVSALSLMAFIPSAGLAALSTDDYIEAAWMTTRFFGAQRSGEGPNWILDGTNYTKSFTKDSYNGKDVSGGWFDCGDHVMYGQSQGYASYILALGYAEFTKGFYDLYTGDYSDYKESKDYTRKGGKPNEVRDLLEELRYEADFWVKAAISSSAFVTVKGDGNADHTKWVTAGKMSTLGQGEGGEPRYVKGDANDGFTPGMAAAMLAVMARVDPDEANKKKYLEAAKTAYSYAKSHKGVTNSGGFYESSWWDGRWKDGPFLAALELYRTTEDEKYKTEADEWFFDLDFSSGSYTRLNYSNAVPLSVVMGEGVFHWAPSSGSFYDAEQFLDNIYKKKAKNDIFMGETGGGGSFSVRSPAGGAFLYALMSNFYGETKFDDIIEKNVAYLLGDNSNKKSYVVGFTKNGANAPKSPHHRGYYGNEDTGREVDSGLQPPEKNKLLGGLIAGDFNSGSHNGTVSAWNVNEVCVDMNAPLVGALGYILSKKAPVTMPGEEEKPDTVDVVPVVAKAPDFSLVQNGSTITLSGMDASAFDVQVFDLAGKMVEQFKGLQGTATLSLRARGVLQVRVISAKSRHTFMVKSL; encoded by the coding sequence ATGAATTGTAGAAAAGTTATTGTTTCGGCCCTCTCCCTGATGGCCTTTATACCCTCTGCCGGTCTTGCGGCTCTCAGCACAGACGATTACATCGAAGCGGCCTGGATGACTACACGTTTCTTTGGCGCACAGCGTTCTGGTGAGGGCCCGAACTGGATCCTCGACGGCACCAACTACACCAAGAGCTTTACCAAGGACAGCTACAACGGCAAGGATGTTTCGGGTGGCTGGTTCGACTGTGGCGACCACGTGATGTATGGCCAGTCGCAGGGCTATGCCTCCTACATTCTGGCACTCGGCTATGCCGAATTCACCAAGGGCTTTTACGACCTTTATACAGGCGACTATTCCGACTACAAGGAAAGCAAGGACTACACGCGCAAGGGCGGCAAGCCCAACGAGGTCCGTGACCTGCTCGAGGAACTCCGCTACGAGGCTGATTTCTGGGTGAAGGCCGCTATCAGCAGCTCTGCCTTTGTGACGGTGAAGGGCGACGGCAATGCCGACCACACCAAGTGGGTCACTGCGGGCAAGATGAGCACGCTTGGCCAGGGCGAGGGCGGTGAACCCCGCTATGTCAAGGGCGATGCCAACGACGGCTTTACTCCGGGCATGGCTGCCGCAATGCTTGCCGTGATGGCGCGCGTCGACCCCGACGAAGCCAACAAGAAGAAGTACCTCGAGGCTGCAAAGACTGCCTATTCCTACGCCAAGTCGCACAAGGGTGTCACGAACTCCGGCGGATTCTATGAATCCAGCTGGTGGGATGGTCGCTGGAAGGATGGTCCGTTCCTCGCTGCGCTCGAACTGTACCGCACGACGGAAGATGAGAAGTACAAGACCGAAGCCGACGAATGGTTTTTTGATCTCGATTTTAGTTCGGGCAGCTACACGCGCCTCAACTACTCGAACGCCGTCCCGCTTTCCGTGGTGATGGGTGAGGGCGTGTTCCACTGGGCGCCTTCGTCGGGTTCCTTCTACGATGCGGAGCAGTTCCTCGACAACATCTACAAGAAGAAGGCGAAGAACGATATCTTCATGGGCGAAACCGGCGGTGGCGGCTCTTTCTCCGTGCGTTCTCCGGCGGGTGGCGCTTTCCTGTATGCGCTCATGTCCAATTTCTACGGCGAAACCAAGTTCGATGACATTATCGAGAAGAACGTCGCTTACCTGCTTGGTGACAACAGCAACAAGAAGTCCTATGTGGTCGGGTTTACCAAGAACGGCGCGAATGCCCCGAAGTCCCCGCACCATCGCGGGTACTATGGCAACGAGGATACGGGCCGCGAGGTGGATTCCGGACTCCAGCCGCCCGAAAAGAACAAGCTGCTTGGTGGCCTTATCGCGGGAGACTTTAACAGCGGGAGCCACAACGGGACTGTTTCTGCCTGGAACGTGAACGAGGTCTGCGTCGATATGAACGCGCCTCTCGTGGGTGCGCTCGGGTACATCCTCAGCAAGAAGGCGCCCGTCACTATGCCTGGCGAGGAAGAAAAGCCGGATACGGTAGACGTGGTGCCGGTGGTGGCGAAGGCTCCCGATTTTTCGCTTGTCCAGAACGGCTCTACCATCACGCTTTCGGGTATGGACGCTTCTGCATTCGACGTGCAAGTGTTCGACCTCGCCGGCAAGATGGTTGAACAGTTCAAGGGCCTGCAGGGCACGGCGACGCTTTCGCTCCGCGCGAGGGGTGTGCTCCAGGTTCGCGTAATTTCTGCAAAATCGCGCCATACCTTCATGGTGAAGTCTTTGTAA
- a CDS encoding inositol monophosphatase family protein, protein MQESQNFLSVAETLAKRAGDLCLEIQQDLGEIHYKSKKDVVTRADIASEKLIVEGIRKAFPTHSIRTEEAGVIEGSDPRYLWIIDPVDGTVNFSRGIPLWGISIALHFEGKPLVAAVNLPKLGELYTASKGGGAFMNGKAIHVSRESDSIHAIVSNGDFNVGDAQKINEQNSRNFAREAVAFERVKCLGSAVIEGCFTACGRIDCFVMTMSYPWDIGAIALLVEEAGGKSTRIDGKPLEFVDAEQAIFTNGLLHETLVTTLAV, encoded by the coding sequence ATGCAAGAATCCCAAAATTTCCTTTCTGTTGCCGAAACGCTTGCCAAGCGCGCCGGTGACCTCTGCCTTGAAATCCAGCAGGATCTGGGCGAAATTCACTACAAGTCCAAGAAAGATGTTGTTACCCGCGCCGATATTGCAAGCGAAAAGCTGATTGTCGAGGGAATCCGGAAGGCTTTCCCCACGCATTCTATTCGCACGGAAGAGGCGGGCGTCATCGAGGGCTCGGACCCGCGCTACCTGTGGATTATCGACCCGGTGGATGGCACCGTGAATTTTAGCCGCGGGATTCCGCTCTGGGGTATCTCCATCGCGCTCCATTTTGAGGGCAAGCCTCTGGTGGCGGCGGTAAACCTCCCCAAGCTGGGCGAGCTCTATACGGCCAGCAAGGGCGGGGGAGCCTTCATGAACGGGAAGGCGATTCACGTGAGTCGCGAGAGCGATTCCATTCACGCTATCGTGAGCAACGGCGATTTTAACGTGGGCGATGCGCAAAAGATTAACGAGCAGAATTCCCGCAACTTTGCCCGCGAGGCGGTTGCCTTCGAGCGCGTCAAGTGCCTGGGTTCTGCCGTCATCGAGGGCTGTTTTACGGCCTGCGGGCGCATAGACTGCTTCGTGATGACCATGAGCTACCCGTGGGACATCGGGGCGATTGCCCTGCTGGTAGAGGAAGCGGGCGGGAAATCTACCCGCATTGACGGCAAACCGCTTGAATTCGTGGATGCCGAGCAGGCGATTTTCACGAATGGCCTGCTTCATGAGACGCTGGTCACGACTTTGGCCGTGTAA